In the genome of Saprospira sp. CCB-QB6, one region contains:
- a CDS encoding sodium-dependent bicarbonate transport family permease — translation MNFLFDMSMVTGNILSPPVLFFFLGLIAVALKSDLEIPQPLPKLFSLYLLMDIGLHGGHELYHSGFSWELVTVLGACFLMASAIPIYSFFILKARFGTADAAAIAATFGSISAVTFITGISFLESQQVAYKGYMVAGMALMESPAIIIGVLLYNIYGKKEQNSNKKTNWGHILRDAFFNGSILLLVGALLIGILSGDKGWHDFQPFDSIFKGMLCFYLLDNGIVAARRLKALRGNLGFLLSFSVLMPLFNAALGIGIAYLIGLSKGNALLFCLLTASASYIAVPAAMRLAIPKSNPAFTVPVALGIVFPFNVIVGIPLYYYIIQQIL, via the coding sequence ATGAATTTTCTTTTTGATATGTCTATGGTGACTGGTAACATCCTTTCACCTCCCGTTCTCTTCTTCTTTTTGGGCCTTATTGCCGTTGCCCTCAAATCTGATCTCGAAATTCCGCAGCCGCTGCCCAAACTCTTTTCGCTATATCTCTTGATGGATATTGGCTTGCATGGTGGGCATGAGCTTTATCATAGTGGTTTTTCTTGGGAATTGGTTACTGTATTAGGCGCTTGTTTCCTTATGGCTTCTGCTATACCTATTTATAGTTTCTTTATTCTCAAAGCTCGATTTGGAACAGCCGATGCTGCTGCTATTGCGGCCACCTTTGGTTCTATTAGTGCCGTTACCTTTATTACAGGGATATCTTTCCTCGAAAGCCAGCAAGTAGCCTATAAAGGATATATGGTTGCGGGCATGGCGCTTATGGAGTCTCCTGCGATTATTATTGGGGTACTTCTCTATAATATCTATGGCAAAAAGGAACAAAACAGTAACAAGAAAACCAATTGGGGACATATTCTCCGAGATGCCTTTTTCAATGGCTCTATTTTGCTTCTAGTTGGCGCGCTGCTCATTGGTATCCTTTCTGGAGATAAGGGCTGGCACGACTTCCAACCCTTTGATAGTATCTTTAAAGGTATGCTTTGCTTCTACCTACTTGATAATGGTATTGTAGCGGCTCGTCGTCTAAAAGCTTTGCGTGGAAACCTTGGTTTCTTGCTTTCTTTTAGTGTGCTTATGCCTCTATTCAACGCTGCCTTAGGAATCGGTATCGCCTACCTGATTGGCCTAAGCAAAGGGAACGCCCTTTTGTTCTGTCTACTTACGGCTAGTGCCTCTTATATTGCCGTTCCTGCGGCTATGCGCTTGGCCATTCCAAAATCTAATCCCGCCTTTACGGTCCCTGTGGCCTTAGGTATTGTTTTCCCCTTTAACGTAATTGTAGGGATTCCTCTCTACTATTATATCATCCAACAAATTCTCTAA
- a CDS encoding glycoside hydrolase family 18 protein translates to MRIFINTTAKLLLLSCLLLATNSWGQSRIAIQTAKKGGGNALEKKATRALRDEFESRKTTVKNAYRTKSDEYKQLPSFKKEDFIPENDPTLEELIEDENAKREIENPNNKKRFIDLLGQWWMTPSDADLEAKLKFERQRDSISAIDSSEFRVPKLVKGTASQFVTVFGWHAHFNGNAYKTYDYGLLSAIAYYGYDIDPYTGEALDSTVIHDFLGGDDPDNGIVPTAHAKDCKVLLSITSHSYDNNAFFLAPENAKQRQNLIDNIVYLMDTSKADGVEINFENVPALAQIEFLKFVRQLSFTLRAVSPDLAVCMSVPAVDIEGVFNLSKLKEHVDFFIIKAVDYHNDPKTGEIIKKPVAPLNFTAASGEEDIRSSVEHYIASIGRDAANRLILALPNYGTLWKSSNRGFDLEGYVPYSKIQNDFVMRDSKAVGIDSNYYSYVWSKEDTLFKKVGGALQIDDIVRTELYYDDVRTLQLKYQFINDMGLAGVGVWPLGYDLGYYNVWNTLSSEFTTIEMPQLEAYEKLGAASKAARSWGATLLAVLLFWAIFASAGFCMALFNKQVRRTLFNNGRFRMLYLGWFSALLLMVGSYYGLFRGGASILLLGLVIGGFFTYGIIYLVDKQQAKAP, encoded by the coding sequence ATGCGAATTTTCATCAATACAACGGCCAAACTACTCTTGTTAAGTTGCTTATTATTGGCAACAAATAGCTGGGGACAGAGCCGTATTGCCATCCAAACTGCCAAAAAAGGTGGTGGAAATGCTCTAGAGAAAAAAGCGACTAGGGCCTTACGGGATGAGTTTGAGAGTCGAAAAACTACCGTTAAGAATGCTTATCGGACCAAATCTGATGAGTATAAGCAATTGCCTTCTTTTAAGAAGGAAGATTTTATCCCAGAGAACGATCCTACTTTAGAAGAGTTGATAGAGGACGAAAATGCAAAGCGGGAAATAGAAAACCCCAATAACAAAAAGCGTTTTATTGATCTTTTGGGGCAGTGGTGGATGACGCCTAGTGATGCTGATTTGGAAGCTAAATTGAAGTTTGAGCGTCAAAGAGATTCTATTAGTGCAATTGATAGCTCGGAATTTCGGGTGCCCAAACTGGTAAAAGGGACAGCTAGCCAATTTGTTACTGTCTTTGGTTGGCATGCGCATTTTAATGGCAATGCATATAAGACCTATGATTATGGGTTGCTTTCGGCTATTGCTTATTATGGTTATGATATTGATCCTTATACAGGCGAAGCTTTAGATTCGACAGTGATACATGACTTTTTGGGTGGGGATGATCCTGATAATGGGATTGTGCCTACGGCTCATGCCAAAGACTGTAAAGTTTTGTTGAGTATTACGAGTCATAGTTATGATAACAATGCTTTTTTCTTGGCGCCTGAAAATGCAAAGCAGCGGCAAAACCTCATAGATAATATTGTCTATTTGATGGATACCTCTAAGGCCGATGGAGTAGAAATTAACTTTGAAAATGTACCTGCTCTTGCTCAAATAGAATTCCTCAAATTTGTACGACAGCTTTCATTCACCTTGCGGGCGGTCTCTCCAGATTTAGCAGTTTGCATGAGTGTGCCAGCTGTGGATATTGAGGGCGTATTTAATTTGAGCAAATTAAAAGAACATGTCGATTTCTTTATTATTAAGGCGGTTGATTACCACAATGATCCCAAGACGGGAGAAATCATTAAGAAGCCTGTTGCTCCACTCAATTTTACGGCAGCCTCAGGCGAAGAAGATATTCGCTCATCGGTAGAGCATTATATTGCATCTATTGGTAGAGATGCAGCGAATCGTCTCATTTTGGCTTTGCCCAATTATGGAACACTTTGGAAGAGTAGTAATCGGGGCTTTGATTTAGAGGGATATGTACCCTATAGCAAAATCCAAAATGATTTTGTAATGCGTGATAGTAAGGCCGTGGGAATTGACTCGAACTACTACTCTTATGTTTGGTCCAAAGAAGATACTTTGTTCAAGAAAGTAGGAGGAGCCTTACAAATTGATGATATCGTACGGACGGAGCTTTATTATGATGATGTGCGGACTTTACAGCTCAAGTATCAATTTATCAATGATATGGGCTTGGCTGGTGTAGGTGTTTGGCCTTTGGGGTATGATTTGGGCTATTATAATGTATGGAATACGCTTTCTTCGGAGTTTACAACCATAGAGATGCCTCAATTAGAAGCATATGAAAAATTAGGGGCAGCAAGTAAGGCGGCTAGAAGTTGGGGGGCTACGCTTTTAGCAGTACTCCTTTTCTGGGCCATTTTTGCTTCTGCTGGTTTTTGCATGGCCCTCTTTAATAAGCAGGTGCGCAGAACCCTCTTTAATAATGGACGTTTTAGAATGCTTTATCTGGGCTGGTTTTCGGCTCTCTTGCTTATGGTGGGGTCTTACTATGGACTTTTCCGTGGTGGAGCATCTATTTTATTGTTGGGGCTGGTTATTGGGGGATTCTTTACTTATGGTATCATCTATTTAGTAGATAAGCAACAAGCCAAAGCCCCTTAA
- a CDS encoding DUF4255 domain-containing protein, giving the protein MIDKVVTAVVGELNRFLQSKHNILEDKVIISHLVNADGSMAVQEADKIVMTIINIEAERNKSTTATYQPNKRGNFTKVIPPVEVNIYMLFSAYFTNENYLEGLKFVSSVIAFFQSRQGVFNEQNTPALSGSLTRLVAEMVSPDFRDVSNVWNGVGAKYLPSVLYRFKTIPIEHKKPELEIPSIRKI; this is encoded by the coding sequence ATGATTGATAAAGTTGTCACGGCTGTGGTGGGCGAGCTCAATCGCTTTTTGCAGTCTAAACACAATATTTTAGAGGATAAGGTCATCATTTCGCATCTAGTAAATGCCGATGGATCGATGGCGGTGCAAGAGGCCGATAAGATCGTGATGACGATCATCAATATTGAGGCAGAGCGAAATAAGAGCACGACGGCTACCTATCAGCCCAACAAGCGAGGGAATTTTACTAAGGTTATTCCGCCGGTTGAAGTCAATATATATATGTTGTTTTCGGCCTATTTTACCAATGAAAATTATTTGGAGGGCCTTAAGTTTGTGAGCTCGGTGATTGCTTTTTTCCAGAGTCGCCAAGGCGTCTTTAATGAGCAAAATACGCCAGCGCTTTCGGGTAGCCTTACGCGTTTGGTGGCCGAAATGGTTTCTCCTGATTTTAGGGATGTATCTAATGTTTGGAATGGGGTAGGGGCCAAGTATTTGCCTTCGGTCCTTTATCGTTTCAAAACGATTCCGATTGAGCATAAGAAACCAGAGCTAGAAATTCCATCTATTCGCAAGATTTAG
- a CDS encoding P-II family nitrogen regulator, which produces MNIVKSVKIEVILESIQVERFIEMLEEAGAHGYTLFGNISGKGQNGMLDHNCRAKIFSNSYLFTICSEELAQEILPQIALFLEDCSGTCFTSEVNHLKA; this is translated from the coding sequence ATGAATATTGTAAAATCGGTCAAAATAGAGGTCATCCTTGAAAGTATTCAGGTGGAGCGCTTTATTGAAATGCTTGAAGAAGCAGGCGCTCATGGCTATACGCTTTTTGGCAATATTTCGGGTAAGGGCCAAAATGGCATGCTCGACCATAACTGCCGAGCCAAAATTTTCTCTAATAGCTACCTCTTTACGATCTGCTCTGAAGAGCTGGCCCAAGAAATCCTCCCTCAGATTGCCCTCTTTTTAGAGGATTGTTCGGGGACCTGTTTCACCTCTGAGGTGAATCATCTAAAGGCGTAA
- the ftsH gene encoding ATP-dependent zinc metalloprotease FtsH, which translates to MQNNPNNQPQGDKNNGPKFNYYWIYGLLALLLISVNLIWVGPKTTELSWNELEPIIAQKDVDKIIIVNKSQAEIYLTEDALKKEEYSKLPRSSFNNNAPNYSYTVGDMEYFLNKLDNLEQKIAQDDPNFGINLKNEIRYDYVGGLLSWILPFAILIIIWIFIMRRVGGGGAGPGSQIFNIGRSKATLFDKDGKVNASFKDVAGLDEAKEEVMEVVDFLKKPKKYTSLGGKIPKGVLLVGPPGTGKTLLAKAVAGEAGVPFFSISGSDFVEMFVGVGASRVRDLFRQAREKAPCIIFIDEIDAIGRARGRGAMQGGNDERENTLNQLLVEMDGFSTEKGVIMMAATNRPDILDQALLRPGRFDRQISIDKPDLVGREQIFAVHLKNIKISGDVDAKNLATQTPGFAGAEIANVCNEAALIAARRGKQFVEMNDFNDAIDRVIGGLEKKNKLISPEEKRVIAYHEAGHTLCGWFLENAMPLVKVTIVPRGIAALGYAQYLPKEQHITTVEQLLDRMCMTMGGRAAEEIIFGKISTGAQSDLDHVTRMAYSMITVYGMNEKVGNVSYYGMMNESGGFSKPYSEATADLIDQETRKLIEAQYERAKNLLREKRQELELLANELLNKEVLNKDAVEQLIGKRPFDELPGEDGEAVSENHGVDTLQDPKPELGEEDTEEKE; encoded by the coding sequence ATGCAAAACAATCCCAATAACCAACCACAGGGAGATAAGAATAACGGCCCAAAATTCAATTATTATTGGATTTATGGTCTTCTTGCCCTGTTGCTCATTAGTGTCAACCTGATTTGGGTAGGTCCCAAAACCACAGAACTAAGTTGGAATGAGTTAGAGCCAATTATCGCTCAAAAAGATGTTGATAAAATTATCATCGTCAATAAAAGTCAAGCAGAAATTTACTTGACCGAAGATGCCCTAAAAAAAGAGGAGTACAGCAAATTACCCCGCTCTTCCTTCAATAACAATGCGCCCAATTATAGCTATACCGTGGGCGATATGGAGTACTTCCTCAATAAGTTGGACAATTTGGAGCAAAAAATTGCTCAAGATGATCCTAACTTTGGCATTAACCTAAAAAATGAAATCCGCTACGATTATGTCGGCGGCTTGCTAAGCTGGATTCTGCCTTTCGCTATTCTAATCATTATCTGGATCTTTATCATGCGCCGCGTTGGCGGTGGTGGTGCTGGACCAGGCTCGCAAATCTTTAATATTGGCCGCTCTAAAGCCACTTTATTTGATAAAGATGGTAAAGTAAATGCTAGCTTTAAAGATGTTGCTGGCCTTGATGAGGCTAAGGAAGAAGTTATGGAAGTGGTCGACTTCCTGAAAAAACCTAAAAAATACACCTCTCTAGGCGGTAAAATCCCCAAAGGTGTACTTTTGGTAGGCCCTCCCGGTACGGGTAAAACGCTTTTGGCCAAAGCCGTTGCCGGCGAGGCTGGCGTGCCTTTCTTCAGCATCTCTGGTTCCGATTTCGTAGAAATGTTTGTCGGAGTTGGTGCATCTAGAGTTCGTGACCTCTTCCGCCAAGCTCGCGAAAAAGCCCCCTGTATTATCTTTATTGATGAAATCGATGCTATCGGTCGCGCTCGCGGACGAGGAGCCATGCAAGGTGGCAATGACGAAAGAGAAAATACCCTCAACCAGTTGTTGGTCGAAATGGATGGCTTTAGCACCGAAAAAGGCGTGATTATGATGGCGGCCACTAACCGCCCCGATATTTTGGACCAAGCGCTTTTGCGCCCAGGCCGCTTCGATCGCCAAATTTCTATCGATAAACCTGACTTGGTTGGACGTGAGCAAATCTTTGCCGTTCACCTCAAAAATATCAAAATCTCTGGAGATGTGGATGCCAAGAATTTGGCCACCCAAACTCCCGGTTTTGCTGGTGCCGAAATTGCCAATGTTTGTAATGAGGCTGCCCTTATTGCTGCCCGCCGAGGCAAGCAGTTTGTAGAAATGAATGACTTTAATGACGCTATTGACAGAGTAATCGGCGGTTTGGAGAAAAAGAACAAATTGATCTCTCCAGAAGAAAAACGCGTGATTGCTTATCATGAGGCTGGACATACCCTCTGTGGCTGGTTTTTGGAAAATGCCATGCCGCTAGTTAAGGTGACGATTGTCCCCCGCGGTATCGCTGCCCTCGGTTATGCCCAATATTTGCCCAAAGAACAACACATTACTACCGTAGAGCAGCTACTGGACCGAATGTGTATGACTATGGGGGGCCGCGCTGCAGAAGAAATTATTTTCGGAAAGATTTCTACTGGCGCACAATCTGACCTTGATCATGTTACCCGCATGGCTTATTCTATGATTACGGTTTATGGTATGAATGAAAAGGTCGGTAATGTCTCTTATTATGGCATGATGAACGAAAGCGGCGGCTTTAGTAAGCCTTATTCTGAGGCTACAGCCGACCTAATCGATCAGGAAACCCGCAAGCTAATTGAAGCCCAATATGAACGCGCCAAAAACTTGTTGAGAGAAAAACGCCAAGAACTAGAATTATTGGCCAATGAACTCCTCAATAAGGAGGTCCTTAACAAGGATGCCGTAGAACAATTGATCGGTAAACGTCCTTTTGATGAGCTGCCTGGCGAAGATGGCGAGGCCGTTAGCGAAAATCATGGCGTAGATACCTTACAAGATCCTAAGCCTGAATTAGGCGAAGAGGATACAGAAGAAAAAGAGTAA
- a CDS encoding T9SS type A sorting domain-containing protein — protein MQTSMLRTMLFFMLFLLGFSSQEAKATHVMGVDLTYVCLGNNQYKFSLQAYRDCNGVYMGTTTNLRLSSPNCSAFTTTMVRTSIVEITPSCPGIVGTACNGGNGIYGIEKYTYEATVTIPTTCTDWTASWSLCCRNNAITTLTNPGSNTMYVETELNTGLAACNNSPTFLNNPTPFACVGQSVFYNHGAVDTDGDSLYYSLTDCYSAANTPVTYDATQGISASSPLITNNGVSINPATGAISFTPSSPQVGVLCVLVEEFRNGQKIGEIVRDIQFTVVNCQNQAPTLTGMNGGAVFDTTIAVGQQLCFEVLSYDVDSGQQTFIYGNNAIPNAVFTTSGNPFQNGLFCWTPSAADLGFHSFTLNVQDDACPLVGQNTYTYSINVVGGNNDSSNCAGLIVNLDTIQDLACTTNDGQAMINATGGAAPYQYSVINWTTGEIFQNSSGVFTNLTAGQYGIWVEDANGCEPNCSSLSFEIDGQVRPLNAQIDVINPSCATSGDGGSIGIAAFGGTAPYLYSIGAGFSSDPQFNQLAAGNYQVVVLDANGCAFVDSVTVTIPAPLDLYFTGLTAPNCGQANGSISLNVSGGTAPYILTANGQSVGNTITGLAEGTYQIALMDVNGCSYDTTVTLSSTPNFGLRTKVTSLSCAGDCNGSATVVASGSSGYTYNWSNGATTNQINQLCAGTYTVEVTDSSGCTEQTQVIIVEPAPINLAVLSSQEPSCANNDGALQLAVSGGTPPFQISLANLSTQTVQNNNNGQFTGLAAGQYTYQLIDLNGCQQECLGHVQLFQDCDSLNAGTLPNNGGISLTAGNYLLVNPNPAATMLQLRFAAEEAGLQIGIINLDGKSVFQRQGLAAEGSLELNIQSWTNGHYVVLLRNKAGKLIKSQKLVIQH, from the coding sequence ATGCAAACATCTATGCTAAGAACAATGCTGTTCTTTATGCTCTTCTTGCTAGGATTCTCCTCCCAAGAAGCCAAGGCTACCCACGTTATGGGAGTCGATTTAACCTATGTCTGCCTAGGCAACAATCAATATAAGTTTAGCCTACAAGCTTATAGAGATTGTAATGGCGTGTATATGGGAACTACTACAAACCTAAGGTTAAGCTCCCCCAATTGTAGCGCATTTACAACTACTATGGTAAGAACTTCTATTGTAGAAATTACCCCCTCTTGTCCTGGTATTGTAGGTACAGCCTGCAATGGCGGTAACGGTATTTATGGTATCGAAAAATATACCTACGAAGCAACTGTAACCATTCCCACTACTTGTACAGATTGGACGGCAAGCTGGAGCCTCTGTTGTAGAAATAATGCCATTACTACTCTAACTAATCCAGGCTCTAATACAATGTATGTAGAGACAGAACTAAATACTGGACTAGCAGCCTGCAACAACTCGCCCACTTTTCTCAATAACCCTACGCCCTTTGCTTGCGTCGGCCAATCGGTCTTCTATAATCATGGAGCAGTAGACACAGACGGCGATTCGCTATATTATTCACTCACAGATTGCTATAGCGCAGCCAATACTCCCGTAACCTATGATGCTACTCAAGGGATCTCTGCTAGCTCACCGCTAATAACGAACAATGGCGTGAGTATCAATCCCGCTACTGGGGCAATCAGTTTTACTCCCTCATCTCCACAGGTGGGGGTTCTTTGTGTATTGGTCGAAGAATTTAGAAATGGCCAGAAAATCGGAGAAATTGTTCGCGATATCCAATTTACCGTGGTCAACTGCCAAAACCAAGCCCCCACACTAACGGGTATGAATGGCGGAGCCGTTTTCGACACCACAATTGCCGTGGGGCAACAACTTTGCTTTGAGGTGCTTTCCTATGATGTAGACTCCGGACAACAGACTTTTATTTACGGCAATAACGCTATTCCTAACGCAGTATTTACAACCTCTGGCAACCCTTTCCAAAACGGATTGTTCTGCTGGACCCCCAGCGCCGCAGACCTAGGATTTCATAGCTTTACCCTCAATGTGCAAGATGATGCCTGTCCCTTGGTGGGCCAAAATACTTATACCTACTCTATCAATGTAGTCGGTGGAAATAATGATAGCTCCAACTGCGCTGGCTTAATCGTCAATCTGGATACCATCCAAGACCTAGCTTGCACAACCAATGATGGCCAAGCTATGATTAACGCTACAGGCGGAGCGGCCCCCTACCAATATTCAGTGATTAACTGGACCACAGGAGAGATTTTCCAAAATAGCTCAGGTGTCTTCACTAACCTTACTGCTGGCCAATATGGAATCTGGGTAGAAGATGCCAACGGCTGCGAACCCAATTGCTCTAGTCTCTCTTTCGAAATTGATGGCCAAGTCCGCCCCCTAAATGCCCAAATTGATGTGATAAATCCAAGTTGCGCCACAAGCGGAGATGGCGGAAGTATCGGAATTGCGGCCTTTGGCGGTACCGCTCCCTATCTCTATTCTATCGGTGCTGGCTTCTCGTCTGACCCGCAGTTTAATCAATTGGCCGCAGGAAATTATCAAGTGGTGGTCCTAGATGCCAACGGCTGTGCTTTTGTCGATTCAGTAACAGTAACGATCCCCGCCCCCTTGGATCTCTATTTTACAGGCCTTACTGCACCTAATTGTGGCCAAGCCAACGGAAGCATTAGCCTAAATGTATCAGGCGGAACAGCCCCCTATATCCTAACTGCTAACGGACAATCCGTAGGCAACACAATCACAGGCCTAGCCGAAGGTACCTACCAAATTGCTCTAATGGATGTCAACGGCTGTTCTTATGATACAACCGTTACGCTAAGTAGTACCCCCAACTTTGGTTTAAGAACTAAAGTGACTAGCCTTAGCTGTGCTGGTGATTGCAATGGTAGCGCAACGGTAGTCGCCTCAGGTAGCTCTGGATATACCTATAACTGGAGCAACGGTGCAACAACTAATCAAATTAACCAACTCTGCGCTGGAACCTATACCGTAGAAGTAACAGACTCTAGCGGCTGTACAGAACAAACTCAAGTAATCATAGTTGAACCCGCTCCCATTAACTTAGCTGTGCTAAGTAGCCAAGAGCCTAGCTGTGCAAATAATGATGGCGCATTACAACTAGCCGTTAGCGGCGGAACTCCCCCCTTCCAAATTAGCCTAGCTAACTTGAGTACTCAAACGGTACAGAATAACAACAATGGTCAGTTTACAGGCCTAGCCGCTGGCCAATATACTTACCAACTTATCGATCTTAACGGCTGCCAACAAGAATGCCTCGGCCATGTTCAGCTATTTCAAGATTGCGATAGCCTAAATGCAGGAACTTTGCCCAATAATGGAGGAATTAGTTTGACTGCGGGTAACTATCTCTTGGTTAATCCTAATCCAGCCGCAACAATGCTCCAACTGCGCTTTGCTGCCGAAGAAGCAGGTTTGCAAATTGGCATCATTAACCTAGATGGTAAATCGGTCTTCCAACGCCAAGGCTTAGCCGCTGAAGGTAGCCTAGAACTTAATATTCAGTCTTGGACTAATGGCCATTATGTGGTTTTACTCCGCAACAAAGCCGGAAAACTCATTAAGAGCCAAAAGTTGGTCATCCAACACTAA
- a CDS encoding glycosyl hydrolase family 18 protein, translating into MLMWTHIRTILLLLFCFAWATSGLLAQLDGKELNGTQILTPTAEDSSELRLQRLEKLREKDTIIENKVVLELSQTRFRTLARHWWGMPTETDLKVMAKGRYSRYEKPLGAEEMYEQEPALYVQSTEINSKQNLVVWGWHPSWAGEKYHNYNFGLLTHASFYAYKLNPFTGGYEDFEAIDQFKNGDFVKTAHKDSCKAMLTLSCHRGERSEIFFTSAKVVQRNLIDSLIAVLNYAGGDGVEINFEELPIEYKADFEDFVRELSFALREENPNFTIAMSLPLRDPEKVYDLGFLQNWVDIFIVSAYNFHLRPTGVSKGPLTPLLKPEAKWKRSYMSYSEKISLDSVLRTSSAIKNIELLHTEGYQRQLLDTLNMYILRAGITNLEYNTYDLGTVLGIIRATKELRDNPYLRRALKATACQAELAKYYAARNPINMFLFEPEQDTIQIHEFDLFSGLEGIISESDSLEESLEETIDRYIQAIGAKHSTSLVLALPYHGAVWALEGDAGVSFEGYMAYSEIRNLARANRLKVRYDKMHNSMIGVLVDTLGNPLKEIYFDNSTSLGLKMDLALEKKMGGVAVWALSYDHGYTELWRTLEEKFAAREVWNTKLEKIERYKVAKSNKIHYTIAYQIKKANGVVFSTLLAMLFFMAVGFAFSLLDWKVRDVMFYSGAFRIFYLVLFATIVLFIGNNLGLFNNWVATFLVGTILGGILTWVASMLLKRQQKRLP; encoded by the coding sequence ATGTTGATGTGGACACATATACGGACCATTTTACTCTTACTCTTTTGTTTTGCCTGGGCAACTTCTGGTCTTTTGGCACAGCTAGACGGTAAAGAATTGAATGGCACCCAAATCCTAACCCCTACGGCAGAGGATTCTTCAGAGTTGCGTTTGCAACGACTCGAAAAGCTTCGGGAGAAGGATACTATTATTGAAAATAAGGTGGTCTTAGAACTAAGCCAAACTCGTTTTAGAACGCTAGCTCGCCATTGGTGGGGCATGCCGACAGAAACGGACCTTAAAGTAATGGCCAAGGGACGCTATTCGCGTTATGAAAAACCATTGGGCGCAGAGGAGATGTATGAGCAAGAGCCAGCACTCTATGTTCAGTCTACCGAAATCAATAGTAAGCAAAACTTGGTGGTTTGGGGTTGGCATCCCTCTTGGGCCGGCGAAAAATACCACAACTATAATTTTGGTTTATTGACCCATGCCTCTTTTTATGCCTATAAATTGAATCCCTTTACTGGTGGCTATGAAGATTTTGAAGCCATTGATCAGTTTAAGAATGGGGATTTTGTAAAAACAGCGCATAAAGATAGTTGTAAAGCTATGCTTACGCTTTCTTGCCATAGAGGGGAGCGTAGTGAAATCTTTTTTACTTCAGCAAAGGTAGTTCAACGCAACCTTATTGATAGCTTGATTGCTGTGCTCAATTATGCTGGGGGAGATGGAGTAGAAATTAACTTTGAAGAATTACCTATCGAGTATAAAGCAGATTTTGAGGATTTTGTTCGTGAGCTCTCTTTTGCACTACGCGAAGAAAATCCCAACTTTACTATTGCGATGAGCTTGCCTTTACGCGATCCTGAAAAGGTCTATGATCTAGGCTTTTTGCAAAATTGGGTAGATATTTTTATTGTTTCTGCCTACAATTTTCATTTGCGACCAACAGGCGTAAGCAAAGGACCTTTGACGCCTTTGCTCAAGCCCGAAGCAAAATGGAAGCGTAGCTATATGAGTTACTCAGAGAAGATTAGCTTAGACTCTGTGCTTCGGACTTCTTCTGCAATTAAGAATATTGAACTGCTACATACAGAAGGTTATCAACGACAGTTGCTGGATACCTTAAACATGTACATCCTCAGAGCGGGGATTACAAATTTGGAGTATAATACCTATGATTTGGGGACTGTTTTGGGCATTATCCGAGCGACCAAAGAGCTTCGTGATAATCCGTATCTCCGCAGAGCATTAAAAGCAACTGCTTGCCAGGCTGAGTTGGCTAAATATTATGCGGCCCGAAATCCAATCAATATGTTCTTGTTCGAACCTGAACAGGATACTATTCAGATTCATGAATTTGATCTTTTCTCTGGTTTAGAGGGGATTATTTCGGAATCGGATAGCTTGGAAGAAAGTCTGGAGGAAACTATTGATCGCTACATTCAAGCAATTGGAGCCAAACATAGTACTAGTCTTGTCCTTGCCCTGCCTTATCATGGGGCAGTTTGGGCCTTGGAAGGTGATGCAGGGGTAAGTTTTGAGGGCTATATGGCTTATTCAGAAATTCGAAATCTGGCTCGGGCCAACCGATTAAAAGTGCGTTATGACAAAATGCACAATAGCATGATTGGCGTTTTGGTAGATACTTTGGGCAATCCGCTCAAAGAGATTTACTTTGATAACTCGACGAGTTTGGGCTTGAAGATGGACTTGGCCCTAGAGAAGAAAATGGGGGGAGTTGCTGTTTGGGCCCTTAGTTATGATCATGGGTATACCGAATTGTGGCGCACCTTGGAAGAAAAGTTTGCGGCCAGAGAGGTTTGGAATACCAAGTTGGAGAAAATTGAACGCTATAAAGTAGCAAAGAGCAATAAAATTCATTACACCATAGCTTATCAAATCAAAAAGGCAAATGGGGTGGTGTTCTCGACCCTTTTGGCCATGTTATTTTTTATGGCTGTGGGTTTTGCCTTCTCTTTATTAGATTGGAAGGTGCGAGATGTAATGTTTTATAGTGGTGCTTTTCGAATTTTCTACTTGGTCCTTTTTGCCACAATCGTTTTGTTCATCGGCAATAATTTGGGCTTGTTTAATAATTGGGTAGCTACCTTTTTGGTAGGAACCATTTTGGGGGGGATTCTGACTTGGGTAGCCAGTATGTTGCTCAAGCGCCAGCAAAAACGATTGCCTTAG